Below is a genomic region from Jiangella gansuensis DSM 44835.
TCGCGACCACCGGCACCTCGTGCGCCATGTACTCCAGGGTCTTGTTCATGGTGGATCGGTGGTTGAACTCGCACGGCGGGTCCGGGGTGACGCCGGCGTCCGCGGTCGACAGCCACTGGCCGAGCTCCGCCTGGTCGACCCGGCCGGTGAAGTGCACCCACTCGTCCAAGCCCATCCGTGTGCACTGCGTGCGCAGGTCGTCGAGGCTGTCGCCGTAGCCGAGTAGCGCGAACCGGGTGTCGCGGCGGCCCAGGACGTGTACGTAGTTCGCGGCCGCCTCCAGCAGCCGGTCGACACCGTCCTGCGGCCCCATGATCCCGACGTAGACGACGAGATGCTTCCGGCCGCCGCGCAGCTCGGGACGGGCGTCGCCGCGTTTCATGCGCTCGGGGTCGGGGGTGCTCATCACGACGGTGGTCCGCTCGGCCGGCACGCGGCCGCGGGTGAGGGCGATCTCCTGATACGACGGGTTCGGGCTGACGACGCGGTCGGCGACGGCGTACGTCGCGCGCTCCAGCAACAGCAGCGCACGGTGCAGCGGGCCGCGGCGGCCGAACCGCGCCTCGTACACCTCCGGGCACAGGTCGTGCTGGTCGTACACGAACTTCTTGCCGCGCAGTTTCCACAGCAGGCCCAGCAGCCAGTACGTGTCGGGCGGGTTGCATGCCTGCAGCACGTCGAAGCCCTCGGCGCGGGCCGTACGCACGGACAGCCGGGCCGTGTGCAGCCA
It encodes:
- a CDS encoding glycosyltransferase family 4 protein, which gives rise to MGVFSGARSRAHTTRRVLIVVQNIPVRIDRRVRTECRALLDAGYGVTVICPKEHPGEPDRHELDGVVVRSYQPPPATKGLASYVIEFIVCWLHTARLSVRTARAEGFDVLQACNPPDTYWLLGLLWKLRGKKFVYDQHDLCPEVYEARFGRRGPLHRALLLLERATYAVADRVVSPNPSYQEIALTRGRVPAERTTVVMSTPDPERMKRGDARPELRGGRKHLVVYVGIMGPQDGVDRLLEAAANYVHVLGRRDTRFALLGYGDSLDDLRTQCTRMGLDEWVHFTGRVDQAELGQWLSTADAGVTPDPPCEFNHRSTMNKTLEYMAHEVPVVATDLRETMRCAGPAADYVPDGDPVVMAKTIAALLDDPHRRARMGAAGRQRIETDLAWADQARRYVGLYEALR